A single Carnobacterium inhibens subsp. inhibens DSM 13024 DNA region contains:
- the rny gene encoding ribonuclease Y, whose product MDFTSVAFAIVTLVVGLFVGYLVRKATHEKELAGARNTATGILEEAKREAETMKKEAMLEAKDESHKYRTEIEAELKERRNEVLRQENRLLQREDNIDRKNDSLEKREHTLEANEEKLSSRQLHVNDLEKKAIELVEQQENELERVAALSREEARQLILKETENELSHELAVMVKDSEQKAKEEADRKAKNLIALAIQRSAADQVSETTVSVVTLPNDEMKGRIIGREGRNIRALETLTGMDLIIDDTPEAVVLSGFDPIRREIARMTLEKLIQDGRIHPARIEEMVEKSRKEMDERIREIGEQATFDVGVHSLHPDLIKILGRLKFRTSYGQNVLSHSIEVAKLAGVMAAELGEDVTLAKRAGLLHDIGKALDHEVEGSHVEIGAEIGMKYKENETVVNAIASHHGDVEATSVISVLVASADAISAARPGARSESLENYIHRLEKLESISNDFEGVEQSFAIQAGREIRIMVKPEKLDDLEASKLARDVRNRIESELDYPGHIKITVIRETRTIEYAK is encoded by the coding sequence ATGGATTTTACAAGTGTTGCCTTCGCTATCGTTACTTTAGTTGTCGGTCTTTTTGTTGGATATCTCGTCCGCAAAGCAACCCATGAAAAAGAGCTAGCTGGTGCTAGAAACACTGCAACTGGAATATTGGAAGAAGCAAAAAGAGAAGCAGAAACCATGAAAAAGGAAGCGATGTTAGAAGCGAAGGATGAAAGCCACAAATATCGAACTGAAATTGAAGCAGAGCTGAAAGAGAGAAGAAATGAAGTTCTAAGACAAGAAAATCGTTTGTTGCAACGCGAAGATAATATTGATCGCAAAAACGACAGCTTAGAAAAGCGTGAACACACACTCGAGGCGAATGAAGAGAAATTAAGTTCTAGACAACTACATGTTAACGATTTAGAGAAGAAAGCCATTGAGTTGGTTGAACAACAAGAAAATGAATTGGAACGAGTTGCGGCTTTATCACGCGAAGAAGCAAGACAATTAATTTTAAAAGAAACAGAAAATGAATTGTCTCATGAATTAGCTGTAATGGTAAAAGATTCTGAACAAAAAGCAAAAGAAGAAGCAGATCGGAAAGCTAAGAATTTAATTGCGTTAGCCATTCAACGTTCTGCAGCTGATCAAGTTTCAGAAACGACAGTATCCGTTGTAACATTGCCTAACGATGAAATGAAAGGTCGTATTATTGGTCGTGAAGGACGCAACATCAGAGCACTAGAGACCCTGACTGGTATGGATCTAATTATAGATGATACACCAGAAGCAGTGGTACTTAGCGGCTTCGATCCAATACGCCGTGAAATTGCTCGAATGACTCTTGAAAAATTGATCCAAGATGGACGGATTCATCCAGCTCGTATTGAAGAGATGGTAGAAAAATCGCGTAAGGAAATGGATGAAAGAATCAGAGAAATTGGAGAACAAGCTACTTTTGATGTAGGAGTACATTCATTACACCCAGATTTGATCAAAATTTTAGGACGTCTGAAATTTAGAACAAGTTATGGTCAAAATGTTTTAAGTCACTCTATTGAAGTGGCTAAATTAGCTGGTGTGATGGCTGCCGAACTAGGAGAAGACGTTACATTAGCTAAGCGAGCAGGTCTACTTCACGATATTGGTAAAGCACTAGATCATGAAGTTGAAGGATCACATGTTGAAATCGGTGCAGAAATTGGGATGAAGTATAAAGAGAATGAAACAGTCGTTAATGCAATTGCCTCACATCATGGTGATGTTGAAGCGACATCTGTCATTTCTGTTTTAGTGGCTTCAGCTGACGCAATATCTGCGGCTCGTCCAGGCGCAAGAAGCGAATCGCTTGAAAATTATATTCACCGACTTGAAAAATTAGAAAGTATTTCTAATGATTTCGAGGGAGTGGAACAAAGTTTTGCAATACAAGCTGGTCGTGAAATTCGCATTATGGTCAAACCTGAAAAACTTGATGATCTAGAAGCAAGTAAACTAGCTCGTGACGTTAGAAACCGTATTGAAAGCGAACTGGATTATCCAGGACATATTAAAATCACGGTTATTCGCGAAACAAGAACAATAGAATACGCTAAATAA
- a CDS encoding TIGR00282 family metallophosphoesterase: MKLLFIGDVVGSMGREMVHDYLPKLKKMYKPQVTILNGENAAAGRGITEKIYKGFLQDGVDIVTMGNHTWDNRDIFEFIDDAKKMIRPANYPEGTPGKGISYIKVNQLELAVINLHGRVFMTDVDDPFRKADELVEEALKRTPLIFVDFHAETTSEKQSMGWYLDGRVSAVVGTHTHVQTNDARILPNGTAYLTDAGMTGPYDGALGMDRDAVLRKFLTQMPTRFEVPKEGRKILSGCFIDIDDNTGEAKTIENIVINDDRPFNGGFE; this comes from the coding sequence ATGAAATTATTATTTATTGGAGATGTTGTAGGTTCGATGGGTCGCGAAATGGTTCATGATTACTTACCGAAATTGAAAAAGATGTATAAACCGCAAGTCACTATCTTAAATGGAGAAAATGCAGCAGCAGGGCGTGGTATTACAGAGAAAATTTATAAAGGCTTTTTACAAGATGGTGTAGATATTGTCACAATGGGAAACCATACATGGGACAATCGTGATATATTTGAATTTATTGATGATGCAAAAAAAATGATTCGTCCTGCTAACTACCCTGAAGGAACACCAGGCAAAGGTATTTCATATATAAAAGTCAATCAGCTTGAATTAGCTGTCATCAATTTACATGGACGTGTTTTCATGACGGATGTCGATGATCCTTTTAGAAAAGCAGATGAACTAGTAGAAGAAGCGTTAAAACGAACACCGTTAATCTTTGTAGATTTTCACGCCGAAACAACCAGTGAAAAACAATCAATGGGATGGTATTTAGATGGTAGAGTATCAGCAGTAGTAGGCACACACACTCATGTGCAAACAAACGACGCACGCATATTGCCAAATGGAACAGCTTATTTAACAGACGCTGGAATGACTGGTCCTTATGATGGTGCGTTAGGCATGGATCGTGATGCAGTTTTAAGAAAATTCTTAACGCAAATGCCGACACGTTTTGAAGTACCAAAAGAAGGACGTAAGATTCTTTCAGGTTGTTTTATTGATATCGATGATAATACAGGGGAAGCTAAAACTATTGAAAATATTGTCATCAATGATGACCGACCGTTCAATGGCGGTTTTGAATAA
- the mutS gene encoding DNA mismatch repair protein MutS, which yields MPQKTKQTPMMEQYLGIKANYPDAFLFYRLGDFYELFNDDAIKASQLLEVTLTSRNRNADEPIPMCGVPYHAAKGYIDTLIEKGYKVAICEQVEDPKKAVGMVKREVVQLITPGTAMDSKSIDAKTNNYLAALMTTPTNQFHLAYVDLSTGELKTTELTSLEEVMNELMSLKTKEVVFKEAMDLEIQEKLKTTLGIMVSTQNDSIESAEFSYLTDDIGNKDLIGVVKLLLSYLYVTQKRNLGHLQKVEVYLPTNYLKMDHYSKHNLELVSSIRTGQKKGTLLWLLDETKTAMGGRLLKQWIDKPLIKEQAIIMRQNIVESLINHFFERTDLNEALTRVYDLERLAGRVAFGNVNGRDLIQLKTSLLQIPQLIDIIQLMNKGEWDQLLTELDQVPEVVELIDQAIHDDTPLSIKEGGIIKDGFNEQLDTYRDAMRNGKKWITQLEAEEKAATGIKNLKIGYNRIFGYYIEITKANLAILPEGRYERKQTLANAERFITPALKEKETLILEAEEKSMTLEYNLFTEVRETIKQYIERLQKLAKTVAAIDVLQSFATVSEKYHYTRPLMVANSQEIHLIEGRHPVVEKVLGQQTYVPNSVEMTQDNEILLITGPNMSGKSTYMRQLALTVIMAQMGCFVPADKATMPIFDQIFTRIGAADDLIAGQSTFMVEMMEANEALRYASKNSLILFDEIGRGTATYDGMALAEAIIEYIHEEVHAKTLFSTHYHELTVLDERLSGLKNIHVGAVEEEGELVFLHKMLPGPADKSYGIQVAKLAGLPDALLSRATVILEQLEQKEAVVMNHSVTSEIPTLENTKELTDDGQLSLFGMLEGSEAEIVRAVRKTNLLTMTPLEALNCISEWQQKLN from the coding sequence GTGCCACAAAAAACAAAACAAACGCCTATGATGGAACAGTATCTAGGAATAAAGGCAAATTACCCAGATGCTTTTTTGTTTTATCGCTTGGGAGATTTTTATGAATTATTTAATGATGATGCAATCAAAGCATCTCAGCTTTTAGAAGTAACATTAACTAGTCGAAATCGTAATGCAGATGAGCCTATCCCAATGTGTGGCGTACCTTATCATGCCGCTAAAGGATATATCGATACATTGATTGAAAAAGGATATAAAGTAGCTATCTGTGAGCAAGTAGAGGATCCGAAAAAAGCAGTAGGCATGGTCAAAAGAGAAGTTGTTCAGCTGATTACACCCGGAACAGCTATGGACAGTAAATCAATCGATGCTAAGACAAATAATTACTTAGCTGCTTTAATGACTACACCGACCAATCAATTTCATTTAGCCTATGTTGATCTAAGTACTGGAGAACTGAAAACAACAGAATTAACTTCATTAGAAGAAGTGATGAATGAATTAATGAGCTTGAAAACAAAAGAAGTTGTCTTCAAAGAAGCGATGGACTTAGAAATTCAAGAAAAATTAAAAACAACATTAGGTATAATGGTTTCAACACAAAATGATAGTATTGAAAGTGCAGAATTTTCTTACTTAACGGATGATATCGGCAATAAAGATTTGATTGGTGTTGTAAAATTATTATTATCTTATTTATATGTTACTCAAAAAAGAAATCTGGGGCATTTACAGAAAGTAGAAGTATACTTGCCTACTAATTATTTAAAAATGGACCATTATTCTAAACATAATTTGGAATTGGTTTCTTCAATTCGTACGGGACAAAAAAAAGGAACATTATTGTGGCTATTGGATGAAACCAAAACTGCCATGGGTGGAAGACTTTTAAAGCAATGGATCGATAAACCATTGATTAAAGAACAAGCCATTATCATGAGACAAAATATAGTTGAAAGTTTAATTAATCATTTCTTTGAACGAACCGACTTAAATGAAGCATTGACAAGAGTGTATGATTTAGAAAGGTTAGCTGGAAGAGTAGCTTTTGGCAATGTTAATGGCCGAGACCTGATTCAGTTGAAAACCTCTTTGCTTCAAATTCCACAACTAATTGACATTATTCAATTAATGAATAAGGGTGAGTGGGATCAACTCCTTACTGAATTAGACCAAGTTCCTGAAGTAGTAGAATTGATCGACCAAGCCATTCATGATGATACTCCTCTTTCCATAAAGGAAGGTGGGATTATTAAAGATGGCTTCAATGAACAATTGGATACCTACCGCGATGCCATGCGTAATGGGAAAAAGTGGATCACACAGTTGGAAGCTGAAGAAAAAGCAGCTACTGGGATCAAAAATCTGAAAATTGGGTACAACCGTATTTTTGGCTATTATATTGAAATCACTAAAGCGAATCTTGCTATTTTGCCAGAAGGCCGGTACGAGCGGAAACAAACATTAGCTAATGCAGAACGATTTATAACTCCTGCATTAAAAGAAAAAGAAACGCTGATTTTAGAAGCTGAAGAAAAATCAATGACATTAGAATACAACTTATTTACAGAGGTAAGAGAAACAATCAAACAGTACATTGAAAGACTACAAAAGTTGGCAAAAACAGTAGCAGCTATTGATGTTTTACAAAGTTTTGCAACAGTAAGCGAAAAATATCATTATACTCGTCCTTTAATGGTAGCCAATAGCCAAGAAATCCATTTGATAGAAGGTCGCCATCCAGTTGTAGAAAAAGTATTGGGACAACAGACCTATGTACCTAACAGTGTCGAAATGACTCAAGATAATGAAATTTTACTCATCACTGGACCAAATATGTCAGGTAAGAGTACCTATATGAGACAATTAGCATTGACAGTAATCATGGCACAAATGGGATGCTTCGTACCTGCAGACAAAGCAACAATGCCTATATTCGATCAAATATTCACACGTATTGGTGCAGCTGATGATTTAATTGCAGGGCAAAGTACATTTATGGTCGAAATGATGGAAGCCAATGAGGCATTGCGATATGCTTCTAAAAACAGCTTGATTTTATTTGATGAAATTGGTCGTGGGACAGCAACTTATGATGGTATGGCTTTAGCTGAAGCCATCATTGAATATATTCATGAAGAAGTCCATGCTAAAACGTTATTCTCAACTCATTATCATGAGTTAACAGTTTTAGATGAGCGGTTGTCAGGATTAAAAAATATCCATGTTGGAGCAGTTGAAGAAGAAGGAGAATTGGTCTTCTTACACAAGATGCTTCCTGGGCCAGCAGATAAAAGTTATGGTATCCAAGTAGCTAAACTTGCAGGGCTGCCTGATGCATTGCTTTCACGTGCAACAGTCATTTTAGAACAATTGGAACAAAAAGAAGCAGTAGTTATGAATCATTCAGTAACTTCTGAGATACCTACATTAGAAAATACAAAAGAACTTACAGATGATGGACAACTGTCTTTATTTGGCATGCTTGAGGGGTCTGAGGCTGAAATTGTTAGAGCGGTTAGAAAAACAAATTTACTTACAATGACTCCTTTGGAAGCCTTAAATTGTATTAGTGAATGGCAACAAAAATTGAATTGA
- the mutL gene encoding DNA mismatch repair endonuclease MutL, giving the protein MAKIQELSDVLANQIAAGEVIERPASVVKELVENAMDAGSSQIDILIEEAGLKKIQVIDNGIGIEPEEVENAFKRHATSKIYSRDDLFRIRTLGFRGEALPSIASVSEVTLETSTGIERGTYLSLKGGKIIEERSNEARKGSKITVENLFFNTPARLKYVKSLQTELSNVTDIVNRLAISHPNIAFRLVHDGNQLLRTAGNGDLKQTLAGIYGVATAKKMREIKKEDLDFRLSGYVSLPELTRASRNYMSIIINGRYIKNYLLNKAIISGYRSKLMVGRYPIVAIEIEMDPLLVDVNVHPTKQEVRISKENELMKLIESAIYETLSKEQLIPDALGNLSFKNKNNVPVEKNEQIAFEFSQERLSRNNEKQVYEQKQSLSSYFSEQQAGPFEEERDQDTETGQFSLNEKDYDPILNEIPEENSNNESSTEIVSELMDFHQESPLKTAEKLMEKKVQTADSLNQFPTLEYVGQMHGTYLFAQNEKGLYILDQHAAQERIKYEYFRKKIGEVSNDLQDLLVPIMLDYPNSDAIKIKENIEALETIGIFLEPFGQNSFLLRSHPVWFNHGEEESIVKELIDLLLEQGSISVAKFREATAIMMSCKGSIKANHYLSDAEARALLRDLKVTENPYNCPHGRPVLIHFTNKDMEKMFKRIQDPH; this is encoded by the coding sequence ATGGCAAAAATACAAGAACTTTCAGATGTGTTGGCTAATCAAATTGCCGCTGGTGAAGTAATTGAACGACCTGCTTCGGTAGTAAAAGAACTTGTTGAAAATGCAATGGATGCAGGTAGTAGCCAAATTGACATTCTTATTGAAGAAGCTGGATTAAAAAAAATACAAGTTATCGATAATGGAATAGGTATTGAACCAGAAGAAGTTGAAAATGCATTTAAGCGGCATGCCACTAGTAAAATTTACTCAAGAGATGATCTTTTTCGGATTCGAACGTTAGGTTTTCGTGGAGAAGCTTTGCCAAGTATCGCTTCAGTTTCAGAAGTGACATTGGAAACATCGACGGGTATAGAACGAGGAACATATCTTTCTTTAAAAGGTGGAAAAATTATTGAGGAAAGATCAAACGAAGCAAGAAAAGGAAGTAAAATCACTGTTGAGAACCTTTTTTTCAATACACCTGCACGGTTAAAGTATGTAAAAAGTTTGCAAACCGAATTATCTAATGTAACAGATATCGTGAATCGCTTGGCTATCAGTCATCCAAATATTGCTTTTCGTTTAGTCCATGATGGAAATCAATTGTTAAGGACAGCTGGCAATGGAGATCTAAAACAAACATTGGCAGGCATATATGGAGTAGCTACAGCTAAGAAAATGAGAGAAATAAAAAAAGAAGATTTGGATTTTAGACTGTCGGGATACGTTTCTTTACCAGAACTTACAAGAGCCAGTCGGAACTATATGTCTATTATCATTAATGGACGATATATTAAAAATTATTTATTAAATAAAGCTATTATCTCGGGTTATCGTTCGAAACTAATGGTTGGACGTTACCCAATTGTAGCTATTGAAATTGAAATGGATCCTTTATTAGTGGATGTAAATGTCCATCCTACCAAACAAGAAGTTCGTATCAGTAAAGAAAATGAGTTAATGAAGCTGATTGAATCAGCTATTTATGAGACTTTAAGCAAAGAACAGTTGATTCCAGATGCTCTAGGAAACTTGTCTTTTAAAAATAAAAACAATGTTCCAGTAGAAAAGAATGAACAAATAGCTTTTGAGTTTAGTCAAGAAAGACTAAGCAGAAATAATGAAAAACAAGTGTATGAACAAAAACAATCATTATCTTCTTATTTTTCAGAACAGCAAGCTGGACCATTTGAAGAAGAAAGAGACCAAGATACTGAAACTGGTCAATTCTCTCTAAATGAGAAAGATTACGATCCAATTTTGAATGAAATACCAGAAGAAAATAGCAACAATGAATCATCTACAGAAATAGTAAGTGAATTGATGGATTTCCATCAAGAATCTCCTTTAAAAACAGCTGAAAAATTAATGGAGAAAAAAGTACAAACGGCTGATTCTCTTAATCAATTCCCTACACTTGAATATGTTGGTCAAATGCACGGAACTTATTTATTTGCACAAAATGAAAAAGGGCTGTATATTTTAGATCAACATGCTGCTCAAGAAAGAATCAAATACGAATATTTCAGAAAAAAAATTGGCGAAGTCAGCAATGATTTACAAGATTTATTAGTGCCTATTATGTTGGACTATCCAAACAGTGATGCAATAAAGATCAAAGAGAATATTGAAGCTTTAGAAACAATTGGTATCTTTTTAGAACCTTTTGGTCAAAATAGTTTTTTATTGAGAAGTCATCCTGTATGGTTTAATCATGGTGAAGAAGAATCAATCGTAAAGGAATTGATTGATTTACTTTTGGAACAAGGAAGCATAAGTGTTGCTAAATTTAGAGAAGCAACAGCTATAATGATGAGTTGTAAAGGTTCAATTAAAGCTAATCATTATTTAAGTGATGCTGAAGCTAGAGCTTTGCTGAGAGATTTAAAGGTAACTGAAAATCCTTATAATTGCCCACACGGAAGACCAGTGTTGATCCATTTTACCAATAAAGATATGGAAAAAATGTTCAAACGGATTCAAGATCCTCATTGA
- the msrB gene encoding peptide-methionine (R)-S-oxide reductase MsrB: protein MNSYDKNELKDKLTDIQFEVTQNEATERPFTGEYDDFYEDGIFVDVVSGKPLFSSNDKYDAGCGWPSFTKPIEEKEVIEKMDTKFGMRRTEVRSSEANSHLGHIFTDGPQDKGGLRYCINSAALRFVPVDKLDEEGYSSYRKLFA from the coding sequence ATGAATAGCTATGATAAAAATGAATTGAAAGATAAACTTACAGATATTCAATTTGAAGTAACTCAAAATGAAGCTACTGAACGTCCATTTACTGGAGAGTATGATGATTTTTATGAAGATGGTATTTTTGTAGACGTTGTAAGTGGAAAACCGTTATTTTCTTCAAATGATAAATACGATGCTGGATGCGGTTGGCCATCTTTCACAAAACCGATAGAAGAAAAAGAAGTTATTGAAAAAATGGATACAAAATTTGGCATGCGTCGTACTGAAGTAAGAAGTTCAGAAGCAAACTCTCACCTAGGCCATATTTTTACAGATGGTCCTCAAGACAAAGGCGGATTACGTTACTGTATCAATTCAGCAGCTTTAAGATTTGTACCTGTTGATAAGTTAGATGAAGAAGGATACAGCAGTTACCGTAAATTATTTGCTTAA
- the ruvA gene encoding Holliday junction branch migration protein RuvA — MYEYIKGTITFVNPAYIVLETNGIGYQLFIANPFRFSSKLNEEATIYVHQAVREDAITLYGFKDYTEKQLYLKLLSVSGIGPKSGLAILANDDHQGLVQAIENEDAAYLTKFPGVGKKTASQIVLDLKGKLADLTLTQAENTADYQQELVLTTNYNHVTEAVEALEALGYSAKEIKKIEPQIRKLNKESTDAYLREALRLLMKK; from the coding sequence ATGTATGAATACATTAAAGGTACTATAACGTTTGTTAACCCTGCTTATATTGTCCTTGAAACGAATGGAATAGGATACCAACTATTTATTGCTAACCCGTTTCGTTTCTCAAGTAAATTAAACGAGGAAGCAACAATTTATGTTCATCAAGCAGTTCGAGAAGATGCTATTACTTTATATGGTTTCAAGGATTATACTGAAAAACAATTGTATTTAAAATTGCTTAGTGTTTCAGGAATAGGTCCAAAAAGTGGATTAGCTATTTTAGCAAATGATGATCACCAAGGTCTAGTACAAGCAATTGAAAATGAAGATGCAGCGTATTTAACTAAATTTCCTGGAGTAGGAAAAAAGACTGCTTCACAAATTGTATTAGATTTAAAAGGTAAGTTAGCTGATTTGACCCTTACTCAAGCAGAAAATACGGCTGACTATCAGCAGGAATTAGTTTTGACAACTAATTATAACCATGTTACTGAAGCCGTTGAAGCGTTAGAGGCATTAGGATACAGTGCGAAAGAAATCAAAAAAATTGAACCACAAATTCGCAAATTAAATAAAGAATCGACAGATGCTTATTTACGAGAAGCTTTACGACTATTGATGAAGAAATAA
- the ruvB gene encoding Holliday junction branch migration DNA helicase RuvB, with protein sequence MNPEERIISGDSSTTEEISLEKSLRPHYLEEYIGQEKVKRELSIYIEAAKNREEALDHVLLYGPPGLGKTTMAMVISNEMDVAIRTTSGPAIEKAGDLVALLNELEAGDVLFIDEIHRMPRLVEEMLYSAMEDYFVDIIVGQGPTAHPVHFPLPPFTLVGATTRAGLLSAPLRDRFGIVSHMEYYTVEELSDIVLRSADIFNTEIIESGAVEIARRSRGTPRVANRLLKRVRDYAQVQSNGVIKKEIADEALAMLRIDKEGLDFVDQKLLKTMIENYHGGPVGLSTIAANIGEEIETIEDMVEPYLLQAGFLQRTPRGRIVTHLGYTHLGYPITYTD encoded by the coding sequence TTGAATCCAGAAGAACGAATCATTTCAGGCGATAGCAGTACGACAGAAGAAATTTCGTTAGAAAAATCATTACGGCCACATTATCTAGAAGAATATATTGGCCAAGAAAAAGTAAAAAGAGAATTATCTATTTATATAGAAGCAGCGAAAAATCGTGAAGAAGCGTTAGATCACGTTTTACTTTATGGTCCTCCTGGGCTAGGGAAAACAACTATGGCAATGGTCATTTCAAATGAAATGGATGTAGCTATACGAACGACTAGTGGACCTGCAATCGAGAAAGCAGGAGATCTAGTTGCTCTTTTGAATGAATTAGAAGCTGGAGATGTCCTTTTTATTGATGAGATCCACCGGATGCCAAGGCTAGTTGAAGAGATGTTGTATTCGGCTATGGAAGATTATTTTGTAGATATCATTGTAGGACAAGGGCCAACAGCGCATCCGGTTCATTTTCCTTTGCCGCCATTTACCCTTGTGGGTGCAACTACAAGAGCAGGGCTTTTATCTGCACCATTGCGTGACCGTTTTGGTATCGTGTCACACATGGAATATTATACAGTAGAAGAGTTGAGCGATATTGTTTTGCGTTCTGCTGATATCTTTAATACTGAAATAATCGAATCAGGTGCAGTCGAAATTGCTAGGCGTTCAAGAGGAACTCCTCGTGTAGCCAATCGCTTATTAAAACGTGTAAGAGACTATGCACAAGTACAATCTAATGGCGTGATCAAAAAAGAAATAGCAGATGAGGCATTAGCTATGTTGCGGATCGACAAAGAAGGGTTAGATTTTGTTGATCAAAAATTATTAAAAACGATGATTGAAAATTATCATGGTGGTCCGGTCGGATTGTCTACGATTGCAGCTAACATTGGCGAAGAAATTGAAACAATTGAAGATATGGTTGAGCCTTATTTGCTGCAAGCTGGCTTCCTTCAACGGACCCCTCGTGGAAGAATCGTAACTCATTTGGGCTATACTCATTTAGGTTACCCTATTACTTATACAGATTAG
- the queA gene encoding tRNA preQ1(34) S-adenosylmethionine ribosyltransferase-isomerase QueA gives MLTTKDFDFDLPEELIAQTPLENRSSSKLLILDKETGKVEDKHFTDILDELHEGDALVMNDTRVLPARLYGIKPATGAHLEILLLKNTEKDQWETLVKPAKKARVGDVISFGDGRLTATVIEELNHGGRIIDFSYDGIFLEVLESLGEMPLPPYIKERLEDSERYQTVYAKENGSAAAPTAGLHFTQELLEQIKAKGVQLVFLTLHVGLGTFRPVSVDSIEDHEMHSEFYRLTEESAAELTTVRKNGGRIVAVGTTSIRTLETIGTKFNGELKADSGWTDIFISPGYTFKVVDAFSTNFHLPKSTLVMLVSAFAGRENVLAAYQHAVDERYRFFSFGDAMFVK, from the coding sequence ATGTTAACAACGAAAGATTTTGATTTTGATTTACCAGAAGAATTGATTGCTCAAACACCTTTAGAAAACCGTTCAAGTTCAAAATTATTAATTTTGGACAAAGAAACCGGTAAAGTAGAAGACAAGCACTTCACCGATATTCTTGATGAATTGCATGAAGGTGATGCATTAGTAATGAATGATACACGTGTATTGCCTGCACGGTTATATGGAATAAAACCAGCAACAGGCGCACATCTTGAAATATTATTATTAAAAAACACAGAAAAAGATCAATGGGAAACGCTTGTTAAACCAGCTAAGAAAGCTAGAGTAGGTGATGTCATTTCTTTTGGAGATGGAAGACTGACTGCGACTGTAATAGAAGAACTAAACCATGGAGGAAGAATCATTGACTTTTCTTACGATGGTATCTTCTTAGAAGTTTTAGAATCTTTAGGCGAAATGCCGCTTCCTCCTTACATCAAAGAAAGATTGGAAGATAGCGAGCGCTACCAAACTGTCTATGCAAAAGAAAATGGTTCTGCAGCAGCCCCAACAGCAGGGCTACACTTCACGCAAGAACTATTAGAACAGATTAAAGCAAAGGGCGTACAGCTCGTCTTTTTGACATTGCATGTAGGCTTGGGTACTTTCAGACCCGTTAGTGTTGATTCGATTGAAGATCATGAAATGCATTCAGAATTTTATCGTTTAACAGAAGAATCTGCCGCAGAATTAACGACTGTTCGAAAAAATGGCGGCAGAATTGTTGCTGTAGGAACAACCTCTATTCGTACTTTAGAAACAATCGGTACAAAATTTAATGGTGAATTAAAAGCCGATAGTGGCTGGACAGATATTTTCATTTCTCCAGGTTATACATTTAAAGTTGTCGATGCTTTTTCAACTAATTTTCATTTGCCAAAATCAACATTGGTGATGTTAGTCAGCGCTTTTGCAGGAAGAGAAAATGTTTTAGCAGCTTATCAGCATGCCGTGGATGAAAGATATCGATTCTTTAGCTTTGGAGATGCCATGTTTGTCAAATAA
- a CDS encoding TetR/AcrR family transcriptional regulator: MVNVNAEALTNTQQRIIDAALDLVSHVGYKSTTTKMIAQKAGVNETTIFKNFQSKQVLLDTAFKQHTKQITKEVDEFFCQSFKDTTDLMKQSGRFIADIFDKHRQIVIGAIKEVGNEQTKTIFNYKQEYIQQLLCIKLKEFSHEHLLTNQQYETVIYIFNSAIMSLLVDKARQEYSDDEQEMTVHLDDVIELILKTLR, encoded by the coding sequence TTGGTAAATGTAAACGCAGAAGCATTAACAAATACTCAGCAACGTATTATTGATGCAGCATTAGATTTAGTTTCACATGTAGGATACAAAAGTACCACTACAAAAATGATTGCACAAAAAGCTGGAGTTAATGAAACCACTATATTTAAAAATTTTCAATCGAAACAAGTTTTGTTAGATACAGCATTTAAGCAACATACTAAGCAAATTACTAAAGAAGTAGATGAGTTTTTTTGTCAAAGTTTTAAGGATACAACTGATTTAATGAAACAATCAGGACGTTTTATTGCGGATATATTTGATAAACATAGGCAAATCGTCATTGGTGCCATTAAAGAAGTGGGAAATGAACAAACAAAAACAATCTTTAATTATAAGCAAGAATATATTCAACAATTATTATGCATTAAATTAAAAGAATTTTCACATGAACATTTATTAACGAATCAACAATATGAAACGGTAATTTATATTTTCAATAGTGCCATTATGAGTCTGTTAGTTGATAAAGCTAGACAAGAATATTCTGATGATGAACAAGAAATGACCGTCCACTTAGATGACGTCATTGAGTTGATCTTAAAAACATTAAGATAG